One genomic region from Haloplasma contractile SSD-17B encodes:
- the thiE gene encoding thiamine phosphate synthase codes for MKSNKNINFGLYLVTDRDVLNGRDLISSLADAIKGGVSVVQLREKHTASRDFYDIALAVRELTARYDIPLIINDRLDIAQAIGADGVHLGQSDLPAQVAREILGKNQLVGVSTATVEEAVQAESDGADYIGVGALFKTGTKSNTRQVTPELLKEIKGSVEIPVVAIGGINHSNVEELDGTSVDGIAVVSAILGKEDIKQAAKSLHAKFQDIN; via the coding sequence ATGAAATCAAATAAGAATATAAACTTTGGACTTTACTTGGTAACGGATCGTGATGTTTTAAACGGTAGAGACCTTATTAGCAGTCTTGCTGATGCGATAAAAGGGGGCGTATCGGTTGTTCAACTTAGGGAAAAGCACACGGCATCACGCGATTTCTATGACATTGCTTTAGCAGTTAGAGAGTTAACCGCTAGATACGACATACCACTCATTATAAATGATCGCTTAGATATCGCACAGGCAATCGGTGCAGATGGTGTTCATCTTGGTCAAAGTGACTTGCCAGCTCAAGTCGCAAGAGAGATTTTGGGTAAGAATCAACTAGTAGGAGTTTCTACAGCAACAGTAGAAGAGGCAGTACAGGCAGAGAGTGATGGTGCTGACTACATTGGGGTCGGCGCTTTATTTAAAACGGGTACAAAGTCTAATACTCGGCAGGTAACGCCTGAGCTACTTAAGGAAATTAAGGGTTCTGTAGAGATTCCTGTTGTCGCAATCGGAGGCATTAATCATTCGAATGTAGAGGAGCTAGATGGTACCAGTGTCGATGGTATTGCCGTTGTGTCGGCGATTTTGGGAAAAGAAGATATTAAGCAGGCTGCAAAGTCGTTACACGCTAAATTTCAAGACATTAACTAA
- the thiD gene encoding bifunctional hydroxymethylpyrimidine kinase/phosphomethylpyrimidine kinase, with protein MERLLTIAGSDSSGGAGIQADLKTFSAHEVFGMSVITAVTAQNTQGVFAVQDIDPGIIKKQIEAIYDDILVSAVKIGMVSQVETIKTIADTLKHYNEQNIVLDPVMISKSGYDLLQPDAKEALIEHLIPLARVITPNIPEAEVITGRSIKTVVEMKEAAKMIFEMGPSYVLVKGGHLEEEDSTDLLYDGTDFYFYTSKRVPTKNTHGTGCTLSSAIAANLGKGQEIRDAIKNAKDYIQMAIEHSFSIGKGVGPVHHFHNWYKA; from the coding sequence ATGGAGAGACTTTTAACAATTGCAGGGTCTGATAGTTCAGGAGGTGCCGGTATTCAGGCAGACTTAAAAACATTTTCAGCTCATGAAGTGTTTGGAATGAGTGTGATTACTGCTGTAACAGCTCAGAATACACAAGGTGTATTTGCAGTACAAGATATCGACCCTGGGATCATAAAGAAGCAAATTGAAGCAATCTATGATGATATTTTGGTGAGTGCTGTTAAAATCGGAATGGTTTCTCAGGTTGAGACGATTAAAACGATTGCAGACACCCTAAAACACTATAACGAACAAAACATTGTACTTGACCCTGTTATGATTTCGAAGAGTGGGTATGATTTACTACAGCCTGACGCGAAAGAAGCGTTAATTGAACACCTAATACCACTAGCTCGAGTGATTACACCGAATATACCAGAGGCAGAGGTCATTACAGGACGTTCTATTAAAACAGTTGTTGAGATGAAAGAGGCAGCTAAGATGATTTTTGAGATGGGTCCTAGCTATGTGTTAGTAAAAGGTGGACATTTAGAAGAAGAAGATTCAACGGATTTACTATATGATGGAACTGATTTTTACTTTTATACCTCAAAACGAGTGCCGACTAAAAATACCCATGGTACAGGATGTACATTATCATCAGCAATTGCGGCGAATTTAGGAAAAGGTCAGGAGATTCGTGATGCAATCAAGAATGCTAAGGACTATATCCAGATGGCAATAGAACATTCATTCTCTATAGGTAAAGGTGTAGGTCCTGTGCACCATTTTCATAACTGGTATAAGGCGTAG
- a CDS encoding MATE family efflux transporter: MNVISDDPRPRQMRRNILILAWPAILRLFLQSLVGTVDLAMVGNLGKSAIGAVGVSNRIVFIILGAFTALSIGSTALVAHYIGAGKKEKGNEILWQSLMMAVLMAGVFALIGLFFARNLLELMLSRMSQPDVAILRDGSIYIKIVLASMIFGFPLMIINAVFQGVGDMKTPMVLMIITNLTNVTFNFLFINGIWFFPEMGAVGVGIGTAIGRTTGCLVGIAILIKGKSHLKLAFKYLKFKFDTVILKSIFKIGLPSSFEQFARQSSTLLFTALIAGIGITQAQESANIAANEIVMRVNMLLIMPGFGFSVAATTLVGQSLGAGKEELAERYGKQASLLVMILMVPFSIVLFIFAEPIARIFIGDDLAVGYAVTSIRIILVVQPLLALVLAFSGGLRGAGDTTWVMIITVIGNWGFRVLLAYILGYHFGLGLAGFWLGMAFDVAVRALLMTLRFMSGKWKDIEVISKKEKLEAVAEV; encoded by the coding sequence ATGAATGTGATCAGTGATGATCCACGGCCCAGGCAGATGAGACGAAACATCTTAATTCTAGCATGGCCGGCAATTTTACGTTTATTTTTACAAAGTTTAGTAGGTACCGTTGATTTAGCTATGGTTGGTAATTTGGGAAAATCAGCTATTGGCGCTGTTGGTGTGAGTAATCGAATAGTATTTATTATACTCGGTGCATTTACAGCGTTATCAATCGGTTCGACTGCTCTTGTTGCTCATTATATCGGTGCAGGAAAGAAAGAAAAAGGAAATGAGATCTTATGGCAGTCGTTGATGATGGCCGTCTTAATGGCTGGGGTCTTCGCTCTAATCGGTTTATTTTTTGCAAGAAATTTACTAGAACTCATGTTATCAAGAATGAGTCAACCAGATGTTGCTATTTTAAGAGATGGAAGTATATATATTAAAATCGTTTTGGCATCAATGATTTTTGGATTCCCTTTAATGATTATTAATGCTGTTTTTCAAGGTGTAGGGGATATGAAAACACCAATGGTGTTAATGATCATTACGAACTTGACTAATGTAACGTTTAACTTCCTATTCATTAACGGTATATGGTTCTTTCCAGAGATGGGAGCTGTTGGTGTAGGGATTGGAACAGCAATAGGTAGAACGACAGGATGTCTAGTTGGTATTGCAATTTTAATCAAAGGAAAATCACATTTAAAGTTAGCGTTCAAATATTTAAAGTTTAAGTTTGATACTGTGATTTTAAAGAGTATTTTTAAAATTGGGCTTCCTTCATCATTTGAACAATTCGCAAGACAGAGTAGTACACTTTTATTTACTGCATTAATAGCAGGAATAGGTATAACTCAAGCCCAGGAGTCTGCTAATATAGCAGCGAATGAAATTGTTATGCGTGTGAATATGCTGTTAATTATGCCAGGGTTTGGGTTCAGTGTAGCAGCAACAACATTAGTGGGTCAAAGTCTAGGAGCAGGAAAAGAAGAGTTGGCAGAACGCTATGGAAAACAAGCGTCACTCCTTGTGATGATCTTAATGGTTCCGTTTTCGATCGTTCTATTCATATTTGCAGAACCAATCGCTCGAATTTTTATTGGAGATGACTTAGCTGTAGGTTATGCAGTAACATCTATTCGTATCATCTTGGTAGTTCAGCCATTACTTGCTCTTGTACTCGCATTTTCTGGCGGTTTAAGAGGTGCAGGGGATACAACATGGGTTATGATTATAACGGTTATTGGAAACTGGGGATTCCGCGTACTACTTGCTTATATCCTAGGTTATCATTTCGGACTTGGACTTGCTGGATTCTGGTTAGGGATGGCGTTTGATGTAGCCGTAAGAGCATTACTCATGACACTACGTTTTATGTCAGGAAAATGGAAAGACATTGAAGTTATATCGAAAAAAGAAAAATTAGAAGCAGTAGCAGAAGTTTAA
- a CDS encoding leucine-rich repeat domain-containing protein → MRKVIILCCLTVVLLLSGCFEKTEDESILSVPRSIKVKVGSEVNFQDYITVSEGYTKEDVEIKVREFNTYSEGWSRITYMIEDSDGEQYVERMVVIIKKEHSIEEYGEPTEITDLTVEDHVNIDNPYDFFSIDLSEDEANYVSITGTTEFTGLKENFIQVFVENNAGFIESLRQYLPIGDPDQTNQDNAFYYMGTAKRLYVLVKQPTRAFVTDPELERLIRERGFDYELEISKKAFDQDAKAIQFNDIKLDEWFYNYINFDDRNLLNEDSASKMTTLDITPHLISNVEGLQYFSNLTTLNIANNSLTNIDPLETLYDHREVESNLTINLSENPITPEAYEVIKDLRNKGVTVLYHATPEYGNEFSTSINSIERNTISSYAQQDTYKLENAKDMLTSIRLISDDYDFNTDLSFTLHYYDAEGNYKIMDSQTRVFDLEYQHYSLILPMHNQIYISVTGEPGTSYNLVIEGEQMDYRSAFIDGGFSNFPVSGINMSHFNVLNGFLTKQMANYVDQLKIKEPHADVSRLETYTQVKYLTFEDCNLTDSILDYLEYLNHVEYIKIKHVTLIDSSLGKFLLSDELDSLKVVELEGNEYYSDSAARNMIDVLETQGIEVRHDLD, encoded by the coding sequence ATGCGAAAAGTAATTATTTTATGCTGTTTAACAGTAGTGTTGTTATTATCGGGGTGTTTTGAGAAGACTGAAGATGAAAGTATTCTATCAGTACCAAGGAGTATTAAGGTTAAGGTAGGAAGTGAGGTAAACTTCCAGGATTATATAACAGTAAGTGAGGGTTATACAAAAGAGGATGTAGAAATTAAAGTACGAGAGTTTAATACCTACTCTGAGGGTTGGTCTCGAATCACCTACATGATTGAGGATTCAGATGGAGAACAATATGTTGAACGTATGGTTGTAATTATTAAGAAAGAACATTCTATAGAAGAGTATGGGGAACCTACTGAGATAACTGATCTTACGGTTGAAGATCATGTAAATATAGATAATCCTTATGATTTTTTCTCTATTGATTTAAGCGAAGATGAAGCAAACTATGTTAGCATAACAGGAACTACAGAGTTTACTGGACTAAAAGAAAACTTCATACAGGTCTTTGTTGAGAATAATGCAGGCTTTATTGAAAGTTTAAGGCAGTATTTGCCAATAGGTGACCCTGATCAGACAAATCAAGATAATGCATTTTATTACATGGGAACAGCTAAAAGGCTGTATGTTCTTGTTAAACAACCAACTAGAGCATTCGTAACAGATCCTGAATTAGAAAGATTAATTAGAGAACGAGGGTTTGACTATGAACTAGAGATTTCTAAAAAAGCCTTTGATCAAGATGCTAAAGCGATTCAATTTAATGATATCAAGTTAGATGAATGGTTTTATAATTATATTAACTTTGATGACCGTAATTTATTGAATGAAGATTCTGCTTCTAAGATGACAACACTTGATATAACTCCACATTTAATTTCGAATGTTGAGGGGCTACAGTATTTTTCTAATTTAACAACATTAAACATAGCGAACAATTCATTAACTAATATTGACCCATTAGAAACATTATATGATCATCGAGAGGTTGAATCGAATTTAACAATTAATTTATCAGAAAACCCAATTACACCTGAAGCTTATGAGGTGATTAAAGATTTAAGGAACAAAGGAGTAACCGTACTGTATCACGCTACACCTGAATACGGTAATGAGTTCTCAACTTCTATAAATAGCATTGAACGAAATACAATTTCCTCCTACGCACAGCAAGATACTTATAAATTAGAGAATGCAAAAGATATGTTGACTTCTATTCGTTTAATTTCGGATGATTATGATTTCAATACAGACCTTAGTTTTACATTACACTACTACGATGCCGAAGGAAATTATAAGATAATGGATAGTCAAACAAGGGTGTTTGACCTTGAGTATCAACACTATAGCTTAATTCTTCCTATGCATAATCAAATCTATATCTCGGTTACGGGAGAGCCTGGTACATCATACAATCTTGTAATTGAAGGAGAACAGATGGATTATCGCTCAGCGTTCATTGATGGAGGTTTTTCTAATTTTCCAGTGTCAGGTATAAATATGAGTCATTTTAATGTTCTTAATGGATTTTTAACTAAGCAAATGGCAAACTATGTTGATCAGTTAAAGATAAAAGAGCCTCATGCAGATGTATCTCGATTAGAAACATATACACAGGTTAAGTATTTAACATTCGAAGACTGTAATTTGACTGATTCAATTCTAGACTATCTAGAGTACTTAAATCATGTCGAATATATAAAGATTAAACATGTAACATTAATTGACTCTTCTTTAGGTAAATTTTTATTAAGTGATGAGCTAGATTCGTTAAAAGTTGTTGAACTAGAAGGGAATGAATATTATAGTGATTCAGCTGCACGTAATATGATTGATGTATTGGAAACACAGGGGATTGAAGTGAGGCACGATTTAGATTAA
- the thiM gene encoding hydroxyethylthiazole kinase: MLKYDDITKLFNTIQEEKPLVHHITTYVTATDSANTVLAFGGSPVMADDPNEVEEMVSYANSLVLNIGTLSERRLEAMIKAGRKANELNIPVCLDPVGVGATSFRKEAVKRIIEEVKLTVLKGNMSEIKSIYGLDAKTRGVDSTNHTIDGGVLIARKLALRLECVVAITGSVDVISDGKSVFCIHNGHVLLESVTGTGCMTSSLIGVCLGTGYKPLQCVLTGILTMSISGEHAYKQLKPDEGLGSYRVRLMDAISNITAQYLAGGRVDEIK; the protein is encoded by the coding sequence TTGTTAAAGTATGATGACATAACTAAACTCTTTAATACCATACAAGAAGAAAAACCCTTAGTTCATCATATTACGACCTATGTAACAGCAACGGACAGTGCGAATACAGTGCTAGCTTTTGGTGGGAGCCCTGTAATGGCGGATGACCCGAATGAAGTAGAGGAAATGGTATCGTATGCAAATAGTTTAGTCTTAAATATAGGGACATTAAGTGAAAGACGCTTAGAAGCTATGATTAAAGCAGGAAGAAAGGCAAATGAGCTAAACATTCCTGTTTGTCTTGACCCTGTTGGTGTAGGCGCTACGTCGTTTAGAAAAGAGGCTGTAAAACGGATCATAGAGGAAGTAAAGTTAACTGTGTTAAAAGGGAACATGTCTGAGATAAAATCCATCTATGGACTAGACGCTAAAACGCGGGGTGTTGATTCAACTAATCACACGATTGATGGCGGAGTTCTTATTGCTAGGAAACTTGCTTTGAGACTGGAATGTGTGGTTGCTATAACGGGTTCTGTTGATGTTATTTCAGACGGGAAGAGCGTGTTCTGTATTCATAATGGACATGTATTACTAGAATCGGTTACTGGCACGGGGTGTATGACGTCGTCACTAATCGGCGTTTGTTTGGGCACAGGCTATAAACCACTTCAATGTGTCTTAACTGGAATTTTAACAATGAGCATATCGGGAGAACACGCATATAAACAGTTAAAGCCTGATGAAGGACTCGGTAGCTATAGAGTTAGACTCATGGATGCAATCAGTAACATAACGGCTCAGTATTTAGCGGGAGGTAGAGTTGATGAAATCAAATAA
- the thiW gene encoding energy coupling factor transporter S component ThiW, with protein MNKNSIDIKKLVLAALFATIGVVSSPLSLHVGVSKVFPVQHALNIISGIILGPWYAVASAFVTSLIRNMLGTGTPLAFPGSMIGAFLSGYLFLKTKKAFIALLGELIGTGLLGAIVSYPIAKLFLGSEEAALFLFVVPFTLSSLVGVVIGYVIVNVLREANVIEYLNESLKFD; from the coding sequence ATGAATAAGAATAGTATCGACATCAAGAAACTTGTTTTAGCCGCTTTATTTGCAACTATAGGGGTGGTTAGTTCACCGTTATCACTTCATGTGGGAGTGTCAAAGGTATTTCCTGTACAGCATGCGCTGAATATCATTAGTGGAATTATACTCGGGCCTTGGTATGCAGTTGCATCGGCATTTGTGACATCATTAATACGTAACATGTTAGGAACAGGAACGCCACTTGCATTTCCTGGTAGTATGATTGGAGCTTTCTTATCGGGTTATTTATTCTTAAAGACTAAAAAAGCATTTATTGCATTACTTGGAGAGCTAATTGGAACGGGTCTTCTTGGAGCAATTGTTTCATACCCAATAGCTAAGTTATTTTTAGGAAGTGAAGAAGCAGCGTTATTTTTATTTGTCGTGCCATTTACGTTAAGTTCTCTAGTTGGAGTCGTTATTGGTTATGTAATCGTAAATGTGTTAAGAGAAGCGAATGTAATCGAGTATTTAAATGAATCGTTAAAATTTGATTAG
- a CDS encoding pyroglutamyl-peptidase I has translation MKTLLLTGFVPFLDHKLNPTEEIVNELNGKTIGNYVVEGRVLSVDFNKSGNELIEHYEAVKPDVVISLGLAGGRHCITPERIAINCNDGVKDNTGRTPQDEKVVEGGPDGYFSTLPIRRFVDRLKEEQLPAKISNTAGTYLCNNVMYTMLHYSHLMDKDVRSGFIHIPASHELATLNSRLPSWSHHDLIRAMTVMIEALDE, from the coding sequence ATGAAGACATTATTATTAACTGGATTTGTACCATTTTTGGATCATAAACTAAATCCGACAGAAGAGATTGTTAACGAGTTGAATGGAAAAACGATTGGAAACTACGTTGTAGAAGGTAGAGTACTATCAGTTGATTTTAATAAATCAGGAAATGAGTTAATCGAACATTATGAAGCAGTTAAGCCAGATGTGGTGATTTCTTTAGGACTTGCGGGAGGACGTCACTGTATAACACCAGAGCGCATTGCTATTAATTGTAATGATGGTGTAAAAGATAATACCGGACGTACTCCTCAAGATGAAAAGGTTGTAGAGGGTGGACCGGATGGATACTTTTCAACCTTACCCATTCGCCGCTTTGTAGACCGACTTAAAGAAGAGCAATTACCTGCTAAAATTTCAAATACAGCAGGAACTTACCTATGTAATAACGTGATGTATACGATGCTTCATTATAGTCATTTAATGGATAAAGATGTGCGGTCGGGATTCATTCACATTCCCGCTTCACACGAGCTTGCAACGCTTAACTCAAGATTACCAAGTTGGTCACATCATGATCTCATTCGAGCAATGACAGTCATGATTGAAGCGTTAGATGAATAA